A region of Candidatus Dormiibacterota bacterium DNA encodes the following proteins:
- a CDS encoding NAD(P)H-binding protein, whose amino-acid sequence MAANESILVTGAAGQLGAVGRTVTGLLLDRGLPVRAMVRREDDRAAALRTAGAEVVVGDLLEPADVYRVVNGCRRVYFGMSVSAGYLEASVTMAAVAREVGVNALVNMSQMTVSQMSIQNTTPSPQQRQHWLSEQALAWSGLPVVTIRPTVFLEGFFLPLTGPAVRNRGRIELPFGRGKTSPVAAADVARVVAAVLADPGPHLGRIYELTGPRSQDMHGVAREYSEALNREVTYADIPPEDWERELKRAKLPEHLTRHLVTLAELHRADRFDRMTDGVERVTGRPAMSVREFVSLHADEFGGRRS is encoded by the coding sequence ATGGCCGCTAACGAATCGATCCTCGTAACCGGGGCAGCCGGTCAACTCGGGGCGGTCGGGCGAACCGTGACCGGCCTGCTCCTCGATCGCGGGCTTCCGGTTCGCGCCATGGTCCGCCGCGAGGACGACCGGGCTGCGGCCTTGCGGACCGCTGGCGCCGAGGTGGTGGTCGGAGACCTACTCGAACCGGCCGATGTCTATCGGGTCGTCAACGGATGTCGGCGGGTCTACTTCGGCATGTCCGTGTCCGCCGGGTACCTGGAGGCGAGCGTGACTATGGCGGCGGTCGCCCGGGAAGTCGGGGTGAACGCCCTGGTCAACATGTCCCAGATGACCGTCTCCCAGATGAGCATCCAGAACACCACCCCGAGCCCTCAGCAGCGGCAGCACTGGCTCAGCGAGCAGGCGCTCGCGTGGTCCGGCCTGCCGGTCGTCACCATCCGGCCGACGGTCTTCCTGGAGGGCTTCTTCCTCCCCCTCACCGGTCCGGCCGTCCGCAACCGAGGCCGCATCGAATTGCCGTTCGGGCGGGGCAAGACCTCTCCGGTTGCCGCGGCTGATGTCGCTCGGGTAGTCGCTGCCGTCCTCGCCGACCCTGGGCCGCACCTGGGCCGGATATACGAACTCACCGGTCCGCGGTCGCAGGACATGCACGGGGTCGCCCGGGAATACTCGGAGGCGCTGAACCGTGAGGTCACGTACGCGGACATTCCCCCCGAGGATTGGGAACGGGAGCTGAAAAGGGCTAAGTTGCCGGAGCACCTGACCCGGCATCTGGTGACGCTGGCCGAGCTACACCGGGCGGATCGGTTTGACCGGATGACGGACGGCGTGGAGCGGGTGACCGGCCGGCCGGCGATGAGCGTCCGGGAATTTGTGTCGCTTCACGCGGATGAGTTTGGCGGCCGTCGATCTTAA
- a CDS encoding lipid A deacylase LpxR family protein, whose translation MNYDSTTERRASAGSAPAILSAVVRSRRSLARAVAIVAFCGLSTALTAGDRQPKSPWDLKLFRFEFDNDTFLGSDDAFTAGWSFQVHSRVMDRWNPAFAGWIGKLPGLGDDGQGRRVARWAFALSQIILTPEDISIAAPQPNDTPWAGILGASGTWSSYDNKRLGAMQLYLGCMGPCSQAEHVQKFVHEDLGFGETPEGWANQLSNKTLVNLNYEYRHKLYVVEEAAYLPGRFATDLALGSEAAVGNLTTRLNGEVEFRFGWGLPMGFTKNPDPAGIGMVLDPVYFDPEKPLTNLKGWRFYFNLTGRYAWITYLAPAEGGPTENGGTHPALDSYPGAKQGLLGVHLTRVPFSVHLTYYRYFGSLPSGLNGGLDWVNFSFEYRF comes from the coding sequence ATGAACTACGATTCCACCACCGAACGCAGGGCTTCCGCTGGGAGCGCGCCCGCAATCCTCTCCGCGGTCGTCCGCTCCCGTCGGTCCCTGGCGCGGGCGGTTGCGATCGTGGCGTTCTGCGGACTCTCCACGGCCCTCACCGCGGGCGACCGGCAGCCGAAATCGCCCTGGGACCTCAAGCTGTTCCGCTTCGAGTTCGACAACGACACTTTCCTCGGATCCGACGACGCGTTCACGGCAGGTTGGAGCTTTCAGGTTCATTCGCGGGTGATGGATCGATGGAATCCCGCCTTTGCCGGCTGGATCGGCAAGTTGCCCGGCCTGGGCGACGACGGTCAGGGCCGCCGCGTCGCCCGCTGGGCGTTCGCGCTCAGCCAGATCATCCTGACGCCGGAGGACATCAGCATCGCCGCTCCCCAACCGAACGATACGCCGTGGGCGGGAATCCTCGGCGCGAGCGGCACCTGGTCGTCTTACGACAACAAGAGATTGGGTGCGATGCAGCTCTACCTGGGGTGCATGGGTCCCTGCTCGCAGGCGGAGCATGTCCAGAAGTTCGTCCACGAGGACCTCGGGTTCGGAGAGACGCCCGAGGGGTGGGCGAACCAGCTCTCGAACAAGACGCTGGTGAACCTGAATTATGAATACCGCCACAAGCTCTACGTGGTCGAGGAGGCGGCGTATCTGCCGGGACGGTTCGCCACCGACCTGGCTCTCGGCAGCGAGGCAGCCGTCGGGAATCTGACCACGCGCCTGAACGGCGAGGTCGAGTTCCGGTTCGGATGGGGCCTGCCGATGGGGTTCACCAAGAACCCCGATCCGGCAGGGATCGGCATGGTCCTCGACCCGGTCTACTTCGACCCGGAGAAACCGTTGACGAACCTGAAGGGCTGGCGCTTCTATTTCAACCTGACTGGACGCTACGCCTGGATCACCTACCTGGCGCCGGCCGAGGGGGGCCCGACCGAGAACGGAGGAACCCATCCCGCCCTGGATTCTTATCCCGGAGCAAAGCAAGGGCTCCTCGGTGTGCACCTTACGCGGGTCCCGTTCAGCGTCCACCTCACGTATTACCGTTACTTCGGCTCCCTTCCGAGCGGCCTCAATGGCGGGCTCGACTGGGTCAATTTCTCCTTCGAATATCGCTTTTAA
- a CDS encoding enoyl-CoA hydratase/isomerase family protein: protein MPESAVHVRVIEETSAYWRVLFENPPFNIVDATIFEGLQDLLARMDATPSLRVVVFESANPDFYLAHFDLTGKTGNITTAVGPSGLPILMDTFVRLTKSPVVSIAKIRGCVRGVSSEFVLACDMRFASRENTRLGQPEVGVGLHPGGGGTERLPHLVGRGRALEIVLGANDFDGETAERYGYVNRAFPDAELDSFVDALARRIASFDRGAIAAAKNLVNQVSLPSADRLLDALNSFQAALTWTETQQRIQALLKRGLQSDGDFEHRWPAELDTLLET from the coding sequence ATGCCTGAATCAGCGGTGCATGTGCGGGTCATCGAGGAAACGTCTGCGTACTGGAGGGTTCTGTTCGAAAACCCGCCTTTCAACATTGTAGACGCCACCATATTCGAAGGGCTCCAGGATCTCCTCGCTCGAATGGATGCCACCCCGAGCCTGCGTGTCGTTGTATTCGAGAGCGCGAATCCTGACTTCTACCTTGCCCACTTTGATTTGACCGGCAAGACGGGGAACATCACCACAGCTGTCGGGCCTTCCGGCCTCCCGATTCTGATGGATACGTTCGTCCGCCTCACCAAGTCGCCGGTGGTCAGCATCGCGAAGATCCGAGGCTGCGTCCGGGGCGTGAGCAGCGAGTTCGTCCTCGCCTGCGACATGCGCTTTGCGTCGCGCGAGAACACGCGTCTGGGCCAACCCGAAGTGGGGGTGGGATTGCATCCCGGCGGCGGGGGTACGGAACGCCTCCCACATCTCGTCGGTCGCGGCCGGGCGCTGGAAATCGTTCTCGGCGCGAACGACTTCGACGGCGAGACTGCGGAACGATACGGATACGTCAACCGGGCATTTCCGGACGCGGAGCTGGACAGCTTCGTCGACGCGCTCGCTCGCCGGATTGCTTCCTTCGACCGGGGTGCTATCGCGGCGGCCAAGAACCTCGTTAACCAGGTCTCGTTGCCATCCGCCGACCGGCTCCTCGACGCCCTCAACTCCTTTCAGGCAGCCCTGACATGGACTGAAACGCAACAGCGAATCCAAGCTCTATTAAAGCGCGGACTCCAAAGTGACGGCGACTTTGAGCATCGGTGGCCCGCGGAGCTCGATACACTGCTTGAGACGTAG